The Scyliorhinus canicula chromosome 21, sScyCan1.1, whole genome shotgun sequence region AGTGTGTTTATTAGGTAATTCTAATTTAGGTCAGGGTGCTAGAGGACTGCTCCTTCAAGTCAGCAATGTGAAGCAAAAGTTGTTTATATGCTGTTTTGACATATGGTTATAGTGTCCTCTAGTGGCAACACTGATGTTATGAagaattttgatttttttttgtgttgtgtTGATACAGTACAGTAAGGCTACGAATGAATCCAGCTCCCATCAGTCAGTCAGTGTCCCCCTCAGTGTGACCAGGTGATTACCCCCACTGTTTTGTAATTGACTCGTTGCTAGAAATTTAACAAGCAGTCAGGTTATATCAACTCAGTTATTTATTTCATTCCACCCTCTGGACCTTATCTGATATCCCAAGTTAAATTCAAGGACACCACCTTGGGCTTGCCAGTTTGTTGTTAGACATACAAACGCAATAAATATCTTATATTCTCATTTTCTGAAGTTGCTGTGTAAGAAGCTTTTTTCTCCCCAAATCACCAATTGTAATCTTCTTTTCGAAGGTCGAAAGTAGATGAACTGAAGGAAATTCAGAGTCTGCGGAGAAGACAAAATGGAGTGAGGTAGGTGCAATTCGCATGGCAGCGAATGGGCAGGATCTGTACCTACCATCGaatattttagaacatagaacattacagcgcagtacgggcgcttcggccctcgatgttgcgctgacccgtgaaatcatctgaagcctatctggcctacactattccattttcatccatatgtctatccagtgaccacttaaatgcccttaaatttggcgagtctactactgttgcaggcagggcgttccacacccctactactctctgagtaaagaaactgcctctgacattttCTATCAAAGTAACAGGTGAACAGTGCATAATGATTTGGCATGTGCACATTGCATACCTCCGTGCATCTGTGAACCACAGTCTTTAAAGTGGTGGGGGAAAATATCTCTCGGAAGAGTCACATTGGCATGTTGCATTAGTGCCTACAGAGTTCCTTTCTGGGCTGAACACAAAgctgtgtgagagtttgagtacCAATGACCATAATGTGTTCACGTTACACATAATGAGGATTGGAGAGGTGACTAAAATCCAAAGTAAATAGCCATATTTTGAGAGGACCAAATATTTTAAGTTTGTGCGTGCATGCGTTAATTAAGCTGGGGAAGGTATAGTAGAGACAACTTGTCTGGGAGAAATAAAAGAGGTAACGGTGCTGACCACATGCATTTATAATTAGGCCACGGGGAGGTAGATTTATAAGTAACTAGGTTATATTTAGAAATTTGCATTAAGAGATAGATAGGAACTTGGCTTTTTCAGCTGTTATATTTCAAAAGGGAGCAAGAGATATATTTCAAAAGGGAGCAAGAGACTTTTACAATTTATAAAATAAACCAGGGAATGTTACTAAATTTTCACTTGaatgaggtttggaactctcccaGAAACAGTAGTTGAAGCTAGAGCAGTTGTTAAATTTAAATCTGACCCAGACAgacttttgttaagcaaagatattcagggatatgggccaaaggcaggtatatggagttcggCCACAGATCAGCCCTAATCTCATTAGATGACGggacaggctcgagaggctgaatggactactcctgctcctatgtaatGTTAGTCCAGCCAGCAATGCTTGCATtccatgaattaattaaaaacaaaatacgcGGGATATTAAATGACCTACCTGTTCAAATGTCATTGTTCTAAAAGAATCAAAGGGTAGCAATCAGTATTAGATAAAAGAGCTGTGGTGCGACTTAAAATTGCAACAGGTGAGTTTTTAAATTGAAGAATAACTTTCTAAGAGCTTCGGGTTGATAATTCAGAAAGCAAGATTTAAGAAGTTCAGTGATGCCAACGCAGGCAGTGAGTCTCCACTGTGTCATCAGAAGGAAGCATTAAGCAAAATCAAAATACCTTTAGTGACTTCTCATTCTGTTGCTTGTTACAGTGCTGCCGCCTTGCTGGTTGGAGAGCAAGTACCGGAAGAAACATCAACTGTGGTAAGTTGCTTCATGTCATAATGTGTGAATTTCAGTGCAGCAACAGCAACAATCTATATTTCAAAGGCGTGCCTTTAATAAAACACCCCCAAGACCCTACACATGAGCGTCATACAGCAAAGCTTGACGGCGAGCTACACAGAATATTAGGGCAGAAAGCCTAAAGTGGTAGATTTTACAGGAGCGTTTTGGAGGATGAAAGGTGCAGAGAGGTTTAGAGCTGAAGACTGATGGAGGAACAATTAAAATATAGGGTGATCAAGGGGCCAGAATGAGATAAATGCAGATACTGCAGAGGGTTGTGGacgtggaggagattacagagaaaggCAGCACCCagaccatggagagatttgaaaaccaaGCATTGATGAATCGGGACCAAGTATAGGTGTGTGAATACAGGGGTAATGGATGAGTGAATTAAGGACATAGGCAGCGGAGTTTTGGATGGCCTCAAATCTATGAAGATGCACCTTGGGAGCACATCGGAATAGTCAAGCCTAGAGGCAGCTGAAGACGAGCTGAGGCAGGGACAAAGTCAGCATTGTTACTGAGGTGGAAATTGGCGGTATTAGTGATGTGGGTGTGTGGCGGGAAGCCAACTTGGGGTCAAAAACCATCCGATTCAGCCTCAGGACAGTTGCCAGGGAGACGAACGGAGCCGGTTGGTGGGGAAAGAAGTTGATAGCAGGGATTGTAAGCAACAGCTtccgtcttcccaatatttaattggaggaaattactGCTCGTTCAGTATGGCTTGTTGGATAAGCCATCTGACAAGAAGAGGTCGAGAGCGATTTGTATTCAGAATGTGGGCCATCACCTAATACTAGAGCCTAACAtgactaatcatagaatttacagtgcagtagaaggccaattggcccatcgagtctgcaccggcccttacaaagagcaccctactgaagcccaagtatctaccctgtccccgtaacccagcaagtccaacttcacattttttggacacgaagggaaagtttagtatggccaatccacctaaccagcatatctttggactgtgggaggaaccggagctgccggaggaaacccatgcacacacgaggaaaacatgcagactccgcacagacagttacccaagccgagactcgaacctgggaccatggagatgtgaagcaactgtgctaaccattatgctaccgtgctgcccacactaaTGGCCTAGTCATTGCCATCaatgtgtggcacagtggttagcactgctgccttacagcaccggggaccccggttcaattccggccatgcgtcgctgtccgtgtggggtttgcactttctcgccgtgtctgcctggatttcctcccacagtccaacgatgtgcaggttgggtggattgaccatgataaattgccccttattgtccagggatgtgcaagtttgATTATGGGATTAAGGAGATAGGGTGGGTGGGCACACATAAATGGGCAGAGTACTCATTCGAAGGGGCAGTGCAGACGcagtgggccgaatagcctccttctgcattgtagtgattctatgatcaaaGGTGCTACACCACAATGCCTCCTGTATTATCAAAGAATCATTCACCACAGAAGGTGACCCATTCTGCCTCTAACAGCTCTTTCAATGACCCCTGAAAATCCTCACTTcaattatttatccaattctaATTTTTTAATAAAGTAATTAGGTCATAATTTACCATCAAAGTAACGGTGAGGCTCATGGAGCCCCCTGTTATTTATGTGCTGAAGTAACTTCAGATCAGAAGCAGATGTGGGGCTTTTGAGAGATAAGTATTTTGAAACTGGCACTCTTGTTTACTGTAGTTGGTCCAGTGGTATTGGTCAggcctgttaggtggattggcgatgctaaaattgcccgtagtgtaaggttaatggggggattgttgggttacgggtatatgggtttaagtagggcgatcattgctcggcacaacatcgagggccgaagggcctgttctgtgctgtactgttctatgttctatgtatagctgaagtatttgggagggggggttcacTCAGGGTTGCACTTCACCCCCGCTATTAATACATCTTCATGCTTAGATGCCTGGACAGCTGGGGGAAAGTGAGCCTGAAGTTTAACGGACGCTCATGAGGTTTTTTATTGAGCTGCAGATGGATGACTATAGGGTGTAAAAACTGTAGATCATTTTCTTAAAGCTCCTTTGCCTTTTTCAAACTCTTTTACTTTGAAATCCCTCAAAACTTATTCCACCGTTTAGTTCCCCTCTATTTATTTCCATTCCCTCCAGTGCAAAACCATCTCCTTATAAAGCGCTTCAGATGGACTTCTGAAGAGCAGCACTGTAGAAATGCACATTATTGAGTGGCTGTGTGATTGGAACAATGTGTCACTGAGCTGGGAAATTTACTTGTCTACTTTTAAAATCAGTACTGATCTTTAAGGAGCATTGTTAATTTATCTATCTGTGAAAAATGTACAAGatattgtttttgttcataatgtACTTAAAAGCTACAATATATTTGTTGTGCGCAGGATGACCCTTTTAAACTGAAGACTGGCGGGATGATTGACATGAAGCTCATAAAGGACAAAAAACGCGAGAGGTGGGGAATCttaaaaaaaggcaaaaaatTTACCAATTATCCGTTAATTTCATTACGTAGTCGAATttgacagcacagaaataggccactgGTGCCCATGCCAGCACTTTACGTGAGCTCTCCCTTAGGCTTACTCAAAGCAGAATTTATGCTTTCAAGAATGCAAAATGGCAGCCATATAGCTGTATACGTTTGTGACGTTTAATCTACGAGGATCCCTCTTGTTTCTGTGGCGTTAAAGAACGTGTTAGGTTTCTTATCCGGTTTCTTTTTTTGCTTGTCTGCCACTGACCCATATgagaaaggagattgaggggaatgCAAATTGTGGGGAATAGAATGACTGACAAAATTTTATATTGATTACATGCTTGAAATGCATCCGAAACAAAATTACGTACCTTGAGATTTTCCTCCCTCGCTCTTCCACCAACTGAAAGCAAGGGTTGGCTGGTTGGAGAATTGAACATCTTTTCTTTCCTTCCAGGATTGAAGAGGAAGACACGGACTTGAACCTGGGTACATCATTTTCAGTGGAGACAAATCGGCGTGATGAAGATGCCGACATGTAAGTCTTGACCTTGCGTCGCACTGCTCTGAGAAGGGAGAATGAGCTTTTTGTTTTCTCCTGGTTTTACTGTACCAGTGCGCACAGCATCAAATTTGCCATGCATGTGTTGTCTCGCTGTGCAAGTCACCACCCTCATGCTCACACACGTGCCGGGCAGATAACCTCGCCTCTGGGTCGAGTATGGTCACCCTGAATCTCCAGAGCTCCTCTCTAGCTCGTGGCTCATCTGTTTCCGTAAAAATGGAAATGTTCCAACTCCGTATTTGGAGTAAAAGGGGAAAACACCGGGAAAACACTCAACAGGTGAGAGAGAACCGGTTCCTGTTTCAGGTCAGTGATCTTTGGTCAGAAGCTTCTGACGAAAGGTCGGcggcctgaaacattaactgtttcagTCTGCCCAGatgttgccagatctgctgagtgttCCTCGCACTTTCTGTGTTTGTGCTTTAGATTTCCGACATCTGCAAAATTTTAGTTCTGTAGTACTGTTATTCGGCGTGTTTGGGTGCAGCAGCTCTTGGTCGAAGTGAACTTTGATTCCTCAATAGTTTTTTGCATGTTAGGTTCCAGTCTGATTGGATATTAATTCATTTTGTATATAGCTTTTTCTGCAGGAATAAGACTGCTTGCCAGTTGGATTAATCCAGTCAAAGTGCTTATATGTTGTTCAGAGCTTTTTACGAAACATCATCGCAAATGACCACTCGTCCTGTCGACTCTTGCACAATACTTTTGGGAGAGGCAAAGGGTTAAGGGCGAAACGGTCAAACCAAAAAAGAAGACTTTGGGAAAATGATCTCCTTATTCTTATTACGATCAGAGGAGAcaatttggtccattgtgtcCGTGTCAACTCTTTGAGATATATCCAATCACTTCCACCCTCTGCTGTTTTCCCCATAGCCCGGCACATCTTTCCCAATTATTTATCCAGTTCCTGTTTGAAAGTTGCTATGGAATCTGCTTCCAACACTCTTTTTAGCCAGGGCACCCTAGCTCTCAATTTGTTACGTTATAAAAATTCTCAACTCCcctttgtgtcctctggttactgacagtttatttttatttactcGGTGAAGTCTATTGTAATTTTGAacgcctctattaaatctcccgtTATCCATTTTTCGCCAAATTCCAGCTTCCCTCTATCTCCCAGTATCACTGATATCTTTCATCCCTGGTACTGCTCTAGTAAATATCTGTATGTTCTCCAAAGCCTTGCCATCCTACACCGCATTAAAAATAAGATGGGCagatatttttgtctccttgcGTTTATGGAAGGTCTATGGCAGATGGAGGAAACTAATTTCCTCCTTGCGTCCCATCAGAACCTGTAACATAAGGCATTGAGGAACCTGCAAGCTGTTGACCTATTATGACGCGTTACTCTGTTTAGTAAGTGCCTGCATTCACCTCTGTATTGGAGAGTAACCCATTGTTCTGTGTCAGGATGAAGTACATCGAGACAGAACTGAAGAGGAGGAAAGGAATCCTGGAGAACGAGGAGCAGAAGGCAAAGGTTAAAAACCCAGAGGACCAACTCTACGAGCTGCCCGACAATATCAATGTTTCGTCTGCCAAGCGCACAGAGGAAATGTTATCCAATCAGATGCTCAGTGGCATTCCGGAGGTGGATCTGGGCATTGAGTAAGTGTTTATTCTTTTAAATCTACTGTAAGACCAGTTGAAGAAACTGAAGTATATGCGGGACTGCACCACTGAAAAATCTACTTATGCTTCCAGTTTTAGAACACATTTTATCTGCAGGGTCCATATCACTCGCTACAGAATTTGTTTATTGTGTATTAGTAAAAATTTAATAGGCTGTATATGGTGACTCCTCAAAGCGTGGCGAGTGCGGAGCTGATTCCCATCACACCTGCTGTAAGTGactgcaattttaaaaaataatttgttaatgggatgtgggtgccaatGGCAACAtcattatttattgcccatctccaattgccttTTGAGAAGGTGTTAATCTGccacctttttgaactgctgaaaGTCCATCTGATGCGGATACtttccacagcgctgttaggaagAGCGTTCCGTGATTTTGATCCAGACCCAGAATTTGTGTACGGCAACTACCTTgtttaatacagtagtccccctttataacgcgggtgttggggtccaagacagccacccgcgttgcatccgagccgcggatatccacgatgggggttttaaatttattttaaaatctatgcatgcgcttcccattgtgagtctacggggggcgaggggagaggtCGGACCCccatagactcacaatgggaatcgcatgcatagatttttaaataaatttaaaacccccatcgtggatctaattaaaacaagcactgctgcatttttaacaacttggattggagggagagagcagccggcagtgtcaatttcagcggccggctcactttgatccggagagggaagctgctctctcactgaaacaatcagccggccgctgaaattgacactgccggctgctctctccctccaatcagaaacattaaaatttaaaagttggattggagggagagagcagctggcagtgtcaattccagcggccggctgattgtttcagtgagagagcagcttccctctccggatcaaagtgagccagccgctgaaattgacacaactgacagttggggtccataagcccccccgcggtatatcgcgaaccgcggtattgcggagcgcggtataacgggggactactgtatagccATCGCTGCATTTTACTGGAGATGTGAACGAGAGACGTTGTCGTAGTTTGGGTCGTGAGTTCTGTTTTGTTGAGGTTGAGTAAATAGACGGTCTTTGCTGTAAGTGCCTACCTAGCGGGAGTCAATACTTATTCTGGATTTAGCATTCAGACTTCACTGCTATTGGTATTCCAATAGACTGCCATTAGATCATTGAAACTCTTTATCCACTTTCGGTTCCATAGTAACAAAGCCCTGTTCTCGGACAAGGTTAGGTGCCTGGTTCAGCTACCCTGTCCATCCAACTGCCCACATGATCATCTTGGCATTGTCCACATCTTAATAACTCTGAATTCTGTTTTTCTACAGGAACCTGTCATGCAGTTCCTTTTCTAGCACCCTTGTTGATTGTCTGATTCCATGCATTTATCACCGTTTCACAGAAACATGTGTGGCTGAATTTCCCACTTGTTTTTTGTCACCCTCAATTTGAAAATGCGAGCCCACAGTCCTGAATTTTGTATTCTGCGGAGAAAAGAAATTGAATTTGCTTCCTCCTGTAATCTTCAACATGAATATCAAATCGTCCTCCAGTCTTCTATTTTCAAGAGAGAAAGGACATCAAGTAACCAAAAAAGTTTGTTTCTGCCTACGTCAACTTTATAGTGTAGAATGGCACAGAAAGGCCATATAGCCAATTGTTCAATTTGACCAAAGCTCCACAGGTGTTTCCACTTCAAGTAATCATCAAGTTCCCAATTGAAACTAACCACTCAATTTGCTTCCACTGACCACAACTTGTTATTTTTCCTCATACTAACTGCGCTTATTTTTTTAACTTTAAGTGCAAAAATAAAGAATATTATCAGCACTGAAGAAGCAAAAGCCCTGCTGCTGGCAGAACAGCGCAACAAAAAGAAAGACAATGGTACTTCTTTCGTACCCACCAACATCGCGGTCAATTATGTTCAACACAACCGGTGTAAGTATTGACGCATCTCTGCGATTGATCTTTATCAAGGCTGCAGTTTGATGGCCTGGTTTTCCTTGTGTATGGCTGGCCAAGGCAGTTTCAATTTGGatctaaaacaaaacaaaaacagcagTTTTGAATAAAGTGCGGAATCACAGgaagtggaaggaaaagagtgatgGATAGGTCCTCTGATGGTGTGgctggcagggtggcacaagTGGCGCAGCGGCAGGGTGGCAAAACTTCTGCGGCGTGGCAGGGTGACAAAAGTGGCACGGCGGGGGCAGTGTGAAGCAGGTGGTGATAACCAACGGCAGGTTTGTACCACGGCTTCCAGCACTCGGTAGCATTCCTTCGGGAACAAGCTTTTTCCTTTCCAAGAACAAGGAGACATATTGTCATTCGCATCTCAAAGAAACGGGAGTCTTGAGAAGGGGGCGAAGAGGGTATATATTGATGAATTTATTGTGGAGCTCCATTGAAAGGAGCCAAATCCAGATATGTGCTCCAAGCCTCTGCTAATCGCCATTGCCGTGTTCGCTGGTTTGATGCGCACGACGGAAGGGACGACATTGGGAATTCAATTCATTAATGGTTGGCTATGACATGTAACTAAAAGTAAATTGCAGATTTATTGCTCAGTGCTGTCAAGTTGCAGTTGTTGGATTTTCTGTCTCAGCAGTGGGAGTGCTATGCGCTCAATCCATGCTGCAGAATTTACCTCCACATTCTTAGTTTGGCACTCCAGTGCGGAGTagtgctgcattatcagaggCATAGTTCGTCAAATGAGACACTGCATAGAATTacatagcacagaaacaggccattcatccCAACCAGTTCATGATAGTATTTATCCTGCACTGAAGCCTCCTCACGTCATTTCTCATTTAACTATATTGTAACCCTCTAttgcatagaacagcacagaacaggccctttggccctcaatgttgtgccgagctttgtccgaaaccaagatcaagctatcccactccctgtcattctggtgtgctccatgtgcctatccaataaccgcttgaaaattcctaaagtgtctgactccactatcacagcaggcagtccattccacaccctaatcactctgagtaaagaacctacctcggacatccctcctatatctcccaccctgaaccttataattatgcccccttgtaacagctacatccacctgaggaaatagtccctgaacatccactctatctatccccctcatcatcttataaacctctattaagtcgcctctcatcctcctccgttccaaagagaaaagcccttgttccctcaacctttcctcataagacctaccctccaaaccattcTGTCCTCCCTCATCCTTATCTAGATTCCTCTTCTAATTATTCTCTTCAACCACTCCcagtggtagtgagttccacattcttaccactcTTTACGTGAAGAAgatccttctgaattccctattgggttTCTTGGTGACTATATTGACGGCCTCTGGTTCTGCTCTTCCCCCACAAGATGAAACATTCTCTGTCTATCCTTTCTAccaaaacctttcagaattttaaagacctctattagTTCACCCCTTCGCCTTTTTTCCAGAAAGATGGGAGGCAGCAAGGTTCCACAGGATGCCAAATAACTCATTGTACCACTTATAAGGCAAGGAAGCCATTGATTGTCCTCGTCAACATTCCTCTCTCAATACtaaaatgtaaataaataaataattcaacTGGTCATTTATTACGATGTGTGGGATCCAACTTTAAAATGGCTGCTGTCTTGTATCTATAATGGCTGCTGCACTTCAGAACCAATCACTTGGTGCTGCTATACTTTGGGGGAGGTGTAGAAGTATTATCACAGGACTAATAATTCTGAGACCCAGGGTAAAgctccaggtttgaatcccagcacAGGAGGTGGTGAAATTTGGACCCAATACAAATCTAATTAAATCccattaaagtctaatgatgaccatgaaaccattgttgactgttgtaaaaatccatcaggTTCATAAATGCCAGGGAAATCcttcatccttacctgatctggcctgtacgtgtctccagacccacagcaatgtaggtgactcttaaatgccctctgaaatggcatagaaagccactcagttcaagggcaataaatgatggtgcTCGGGACCCATGAATgtatcggcggggtgggggggggaatccttCTGACCAGATCGTGCCACTACGCTTATTTTAAATGCTGAGACAATCCATTTTGGCTTGCGGTTCATGTCTTGTATCTATGCAACAATCCTCCTTTCTAATATGAATGACTCTCGAGATACAACCTTTAACTGTGCGGGGCTTGCTAGTCAGGGAGCACAACTTGGGCTGTGAGATGATTTTCTTTACTGAAAAAAAAATTGTCCTTAATTATTTATCCTGCGTACCT contains the following coding sequences:
- the c21h9orf78 gene encoding telomere length and silencing protein 1 homolog — encoded protein: MPAGKSYRRRREEESEEDEEDEQRVVEVRSKVDELKEIQSLRRRQNGVSAAALLVGEQVPEETSTVDDPFKLKTGGMIDMKLIKDKKRERIEEEDTDLNLGTSFSVETNRRDEDADMMKYIETELKRRKGILENEEQKAKVKNPEDQLYELPDNINVSSAKRTEEMLSNQMLSGIPEVDLGIDAKIKNIISTEEAKALLLAEQRNKKKDNGTSFVPTNIAVNYVQHNRFYREELHAPAKRNKEEPKPRPLRVGDTDKPEPEQSPPNRKRPSNEKATDDYHYEKFKKMSRRY